GTCCGGTTGGCCGCAAATCAAAACGACGACAGAAATCGTCAACGAACTCGGCGTAACGAAGTGCGTCCTCGTCGAAGACAGCGATATTGCCTGAAGTTTGATAGGCAACGTGCACCTCGTGGCCCTGATCAACCAATCGAATCAGCGTCCCCCCCATCGAGATAACGTCGTCGTCAGGATGGGGCGAAAACAAGACAATGCGTTTGGGGAAGATATCATCACGGTTACCAGGCCGATCGCCAACCTGTTTCGCATGGGCGGGCTTCCCGCCTGGCCAACCGGTGATCGTCGAATGGAGCTGGCGGAAGATTCTCAAGTTGATGTCATAGGCGCTACCATGGGCCGCAAGCAGGTCCTGCAACCCCTGCTCGTTGTAGTCGGCATCGGTCAATTTTAGGATTGCTTTGCCGGTCGCCTCAGACAGATCGATGACGGCGCGGCGAATCGTCGCTTCGTCCCACGCGACCTCCCCCAGTAACCATGGGCTTTGAACCCGCGTCAGATTCGATGCTGCTGCCGCATCGAGTAGCAATACCGTGGCAGGATGATCCTGCAGAAACGTCGAGGGCACACTGGAGCCAGCAAACCCTTCTACGGTGCGTTTGACAATATCCGCTTTGCCTTCACCGAATGCGAGCAAGAGAATCTGTTTCGCTTCGAGAATGGTCCCGACTCCCATCGTGAGCGCGTGACGCGGCACATTTTCAGCGCCAAAGAAATCACTCGCCGCATCCGTTCGTGTCACTTGATCGAGTGTGATCATCCGTGTCCGGCAACTACGGTCCGAACCGGGTTCGTTTACCCCGATGTGTCCCGCTCGGTTAATGCCGAGCAACTGCAGTGCGATCCCGCCCAGGTTCCGAATGGACTGTTCGAACTGGTGGCAGTGCGTCGCGATCTCGTCTCGGGGCAACGAACCGTCGAGCAAATGGATCTGATCAGCGGGGATATCGACGTGCTCGAACAAGTGCTCCTGCATGAACCTCGCGACGCTCTGCAACTCGTGCGGCTGCATCGGAAAATATTCATCCAGATTAAACGTAAATACATTGGCGAAGGACAGCGATTCTTCGCGATGCATCCGCACCAGTTCCTGATAGACGTTCACTGGCGATGACCCCGAGACGAGGCCGAGAACACAGGGACGGTCGTTCGCAGCGCACTGGCGAATCAATGCGGCAATTTCTTGCGCCGCCGCGATACTGGCGTCCGAAGCACGGTCAAAAATGCGGCAAGGAATTCGTTCGTTGGGATTGACAATCATAGTCTGTCTGAGTGGTTGGCAATTTGAATGGATGCATCCGCTGCAGCTTGCTTCGCAACGAGCGCTGCACCGAGGATACCGGCATCGTTACCCAGCGATGCGAAATCCACAATCAGGTGCTTTCCAACTTGGGCCAGCGTTGTGTCTCGAACGGTCTGGCGAATCAGTTTCATGAATCGTGTTCCCGTCGGCGTGCCGGGACCTCCAAACGTCATCGCGCCGCCAAGCAACACCACCGCAGGATCGACCACTTGAGCCAACATGCCAATCCCCGCACCGACGTAGCTCGCCGTTTCGTCGATTACCGCCTGACAAATTGCGTTACCAGCGGCGGCTTGCTCAGCGATTTCACGGGGCGTGACATTTTGAGACGACAGACATTCGGGTACCGCCAACTGTGGTTGAGACGCATACGCCGCTCGCAATCTTGCAATCACACCGCCGGAACCGGCGTACGATTCGAGATGGCCCCGACTGCCACAGGTGCAGGGCAACGCATCCTCTCCAAACCGCACAGCGATATGGCCGAGTTCGCCCGCACACCCATGATCACCGCTATGCGGATGTCCGCCGACGACGACGCCACAACCGATTCCGGTACCGAGCGTCATCAACGCCAACGAGTGATTCCCCAGGCCTCGCCGCGAGTGTTCCGCCAGTGCCGCTGCATTGGCATCATTGACCACCATGGCCGGAACATGAGCGGCATCGGCCAACAGACGCAGCAGTGGTTGATCGAGCCAACCGGGCAGGTTCACGACCTCGCGCAGTGCCATCGCTGAGGTGTCAAGCACGCCGGGAACCGCCAACCCAACACCATTCAAAGTTACGCCGCATCCGAGCAAGTTCAGTTGCTCAGCGGCAAATTCCATCGCGTGTTCAAACACTCGCTCCGGGGTTCCCAGGGCAGGTGTCGGTGCCGTCGACTGCGTGAGAAGCTGGCCGTCGTCACTCACCAAACCTAACTTGACATTGGTTCCACCTACATCAATACCGAGATAAACTGGCTGTCCCGCCTGTAACGTTTTGGGCCGTGTAATGGAGACGGTATGCTGGGACATCAGTAAAATAGCAGGTTAAGATAGGAAGCAGGCGTGACGAGTGCGTCATACTCTAACTAAAAGTGCCTCGAGAATGAACGAGCAGGTCGTGATATTTAACTGCGGATCTTTGAAGTGGATTTCGCTCGCCGTAGGGCTCATAGCGAGTTTTGCCTACCAACCGGTTTCCGCCGCAAAGCCTCATATCGTCTACATCAATGCCGACGACCTAGGGCTGATGGATGTGGGTTACAACGATCCGATCTTTCGGACCCCCAATATCGACCGCCTGGCAAAACAGGGAATGGTATTTACCGCTGCCTACGCACCGGCTGCCAATTGTGCACCGAGTCGCGCCTCCGTCCACAGCGGCCAGTGGACGCCTCGCCACGGCGTCTACACCGTCGGCACCTCAGAACGCGGCAAAGCAAAGACGCGCCGGCTGATTCCGACTGAAAATACTCAACTCTTGTCGCCGGATGTGCTCACCATGGCCGAGGCATTGAAAGCTGGCGGTTACCGAACGATTCACTTGGGTAAATACCATATTGGCAAGGATCCGCTGCAGGATGGATTCGACGTCAACGTAGGTGGTGATCAAAGCGGTAGCCCGTCGGGAGGCTATTATTCGCCATGGTCCAAGGGAGCGATGGCGAAGTGGACCCGTGAAGTGGACGACCACACGCACCGCGTGGACGTGTTCGCGAACGAAGCTGTTGAATTTATGGAAGAGAATCGCGGCGAGCCCATGTTCATTCATTTCTCACCGTATCTCGTTCACTCGCCGCTGACGCCAGTGCCCGAGTATGTCGATAACTATCAACGCAGTGGCATCGATGCCAAATATGGGTCCATGGTCGAAAAGATTGATGAGTCGATCGGGAAAGTGTTAGCGGCAATCGATCGACTTGATCTGACCGATTCAACTCTCGTCGTCTTTTCCTCCGACAACGGAGGCATCGCTGCGGTTCACTCTCAGAAACCGCTTCGAGGCGGGAAAGGGTCGTACTATGAAGGCGGTGTTCGCGAGCCATTCGTGATGCGCTGGCCCGGAAAAATCGCAGCTGGCACCACATGCGCCGAAGCCGTCAACACCATGGATCTCTATCCCACGTTTCTCGCAGCTGCTGAAGTCGATTCGCCCGCTCGCACCGTGCTCGATGGCGTGAGTCTGATGCCGCTGATGACGGGCTCGGGCCCTTGGGAACCGGTACCCCAGTACTGGCACTTCCCGGTTTACTTACAGAGCTACGATGGGCCACGAGATGACGCACGCGACCCACTCTTTCGCACCCGTCCCGGCTCGGCGATGCGGAGCGGAAAGTGGAAGCTGCACGAGTACTTCGAAGATGGTGCGTTGGAGCTCTATGATCTGAGCAACGATCCCGGCGAACGTCAAAACCTCGCAACCTCGATGCCAGAACAAACGGCTCAGCTACACGCTCAAATGGTGCAGTGGCGAGAACGCACCGGTGCTCCGGTGCCAACCCAAAAAAATCCCGCCTACGACGCCGAGTTCGAATCGCAAGCGATCCAGAAAGCGGAAACGCGTCAGTGACCGAGTCGCCTCGGGAACGCGAGCTTTTGCAGCAGACCGCGCAGTGGAGCTATTGAACGCCGTGGGCCGAGACGCGCGAGCGGCACGGCTAGCGACAATGCCCGGCTAGCGACACTGCCCGGCTAGCGACAATGCCTGGCTAGCGACAATGCCTGGTGCCTGACAGCACTCAATTCATCCTCAGCCCACCGATCGCGATCCGACGGATACACGATTCAACGAGCTGTGCGCGGGAAGCTCGCACGGAGATGCGTTGAACGACGCATAAAACGCCTATTCAGGAACGCGGAATCGATGCTTACCCTGCTTGGCGGCGCGGAGGGAAGCCATCGTGTCTTGTTCGACACCAGGATCACCTTGAGACTCCAACCAGCGATCCAACTCATCGCTCAACTCTTGTTGAATCTCCGAGGTGGAATCAGAACCGATCAAGTTTTGCATCTCGTAAGGGTCCGAGGCGGTGTGGTACAGCGTCTCAGCGGGGCGGCGTTGGTATCGCTGAACAAGGTCGTAAACACGCGGCTTGGTGGTGGAGTCCCAGACCCACGTTCGCCAGTAATTGCGAGCAACATGGACACTGGGCTCCGAACCCATGACGTGCTTCTCGATGTACAAATTGTCGGGGCTCAAATTGCGGATATAGCGATACTCTCCATTGCTGATCGAGCGAATTGGATAGGGAGGACCTTCCGGAACATTATTATGAACGCCGTAGACATAATCACGATGCTGATCGGTCTGACGCTGTAGCACCGGCAGGAAACTGATGCCGTCAAAATCAGCGGGGTCAACCTTTCCGCCTGCAGCGTCGATGAGAGTGGGTAGCACGTCGGCATACTGCACCAATGCGTCGGTGCGTTGGCCGGCGGGGATGACGCCCGGCCATCGAGCAATCAGCGCCGTATGCAGCCCCGTGCTCCAGTTCGTCCACTTGTTGCCGGGGAACTGTGAGCCCTGCTCAGACGAAAACAGCACAAGCGTATCATCGTCGTGGCCCGTCGCCTTCAACATCGCGAGCAATTCGCCAACCTGACCATCCATGTAGGTGATCTCGGCGAGGTACCGGGAGAATCCTTCCCGAGTCACCTTCGTATTGGCAATGTTGGGAGGTAGCTCGATGTCGGCAGGCGGGTAAACCGACGAGTCGCCCATCACCCAGGGTACGTGAGGATCAACGAGCGCAACGACCAGACAGAACGGCTCATCGTCGCGACGCGTCACGAACGACTTCGCTTCACTGATGTCATGTGCCATGGTGGGATCGCGAACGCAGTTGGGGTCGTACCCACCAACGGACTCAAACGGATACGCTTGATCCGGCTTGACATGCACCTTGCCGGCGATGCCAACGCGATAGCCGATCTCCCCCAAATAGTCGGGCATCGTCTGGATATCGTCGAAACTCGCGGAGTGGTTCCACGCACAGCCGTTTCGCATGGGGTACAGGCCCGAATAGAGTTCAGCACGACAAGGCTGGCACATCGCCTCGGCTAAATGTGCCTGGTTAAATACTAAACTCTCGCTGGCGAACTGATCCAGGTTGGGAGTGAGTGCGTTACGCCCACCGTAAATCGGTAAATCGTTGTAGGTGCAGTCATCCGCAAGGATGACCAGAATATTCGGCGGTGGAGCGGCAGACGCAGCGCCGGCAATCCAGGTCAAAAGGCCGAGGGCGGCGAACAATCGGAGCATGGTGGGGACACCTTGGAAATCGAAGGAAATGGGATCAACGAGCCATTCTAGCCGACTGCGGTGCACTTCCCTACCGTAGTTTACTATTGGAACGGCATTCGCTTTCTTAAGTCCAACGACACCATTTGACGGGCCGGAATGCCAAGCTGGCAGTCTTTCAGGGGTGTTCTCGTTGGGTTTGTCCGGCAGTGTCGTGCCCTCATGCAAGGTTTCAAAATGTTAATTCGCCTCTTCGCCCTATTCATCTGCGTCCCATTCATCGAGCTGGTCTTGTTGCTGCGGATGGCTGATGCCACGAGCTGGATGATGACGCTGACAATCGTGATCGTGACGGGCGTGATCGGCTCGCTGCTGGCTCGCCGGGAGGGACTAGCGGCGCTGATGCGATTCCGTGCAGCCCTCGCCTCCGGCCGCATGCCTGGCAGAGAAATTCAGGACGGGATGATGATTGCGTTCGCCGCAGCGTTGTTGCTCACGCCGGGGCTGCTGACCGATTCGCTTGGATTTTTCCTACTGACACCCTTTGGCCGTCGAACGGTGGGAGGTTTTTTGCGCAGACGCTACGCCGGCAGGTTCCAGATTCACACATCGGGTTTTCATCCTCAATCGCCATCGTCCCCCGATGTAGACCCCGCTTCGGCATCCGGCCAATGGAGGCCACACCCATCGGGCGGAGACCGGTTCACAATCGATGCCCCCAGTTTTGGTCCGAAGCAGGGCCAATCCCACTAGCCGATCGCCCGAGACTCAAGAAAACTTAATTTGCTCGTTGAGTGTGCAGATGTCGTACACGTAGCCGATTCCGAATAGGCCCCCGGTCAATAAGTACACCAAACCGGTGACGAACTTGCCCATGTAAAAGCGGTGGGCACCGAAGATGCCAAGGAACACCAACAGCACCCACGCGAGGCTGTAGTCGGTTGCCCGCGGCGGATATCGAGACTCAGCCTCCTCGGACATCGCGGGGATCAGGAACACGTCGACAATCCAACCAACCAGGAGCAATCCGCCGGTAAAAAACCATAACGCACCGGTCAGTGGTTTGCCGTAGTAAAAGCGATGGGCACCGGTAAAACCAATGATCCAAAAGAGATACCCCAGGAGCACTGGGTGCGTTTGGGGGGCGAACTGATGAACCTGCTCCCGCGTGGGGTCCAGTGCACCAGGCGAGGTGGAGTAGGCGTTATCGGGCGCGCGTTCGTAAGTTGACATGGACGTCCTGCAAGCGAGATGGCGGGAGAGAATGAGACGAGCGTCTCTTCAGATAGGCTGGAAACACCACCTATCAGGGCGAAATTTCTGGCACCCATTGGCCACATTCTCAAGCAGATAACATGCCAATACGCCAGTAGCGTGGCGCAGATAACATGCCAATCTCCCTGGGTGCGTCACACCCCCGCCAAGCGACCCTACGAGACCATGTTGGCTTCGAACGCAGTGATCTTGTCTTCGTGCTGCAGAGTTTGAGCGATGTCGTCGAGACCGTGCAACAATTTCTCGCGGCGGCTGGCGTCAATTTCAAAGGACCTCTCAAAACCCTCGCCGTCTGAAACCGTTTGGTTCTCTAAATCGACGGTGAGTTGGTAGGGATTGCCTTTACCTGCTCGCTGGAACAACTCTTCCACGTCAGCCTCGCTGAGTACGATTGGCAACAATCCGTTCTTGAAGGAGTTGTTATAAAAAATATCCGCAAACGAGGGTGCGATGACGGCGCGAAACCCGTAGTCATCGAGTGCCCAGACGGCATGTTCGCGACTGCTTCCGCTGCCAAAGTTCTGGCGGGCGATCAGGATCGAGGCGCCTTTGACATTGATACGGTTCAGTTCGAATTCGGGATTCTCAGTGGTCCCATCATCCAGAAAACGCCAGTCAAAGAACAGAAACTGACCGAAACCGGTGCGCTCAATTCGTTTCAGGAATTGCTTTGGAATGATCGCGTCGGTATCGACGTTGGCACGGTCCAGCGTCGCGACAACGCCTTGGTGGATGGTGAAATGTTGCATCAGAAAGCCTACAGCTTAGGACGAACTGCTAGCGACAAACATCCAGCTAGCAGTCGATGAGGGAGAGGGAGGGAAGATTGACGCTAATCGCTAGCAACTAGCCGCAAACAGCTATCGATAATCCCAATCACGGATATCGACGAAGTGACCAGTGATGGCGGCCGCAGCGGCCATGGCGGGACTGACCAGATGGGTCCGGCCACCTTTGCCTTGACGGCCTTCGAAGTTGCGGTTGCTCGTACTGGCACAACGCTCACCGGGTGCCAGCTTGTCTGGGTTCATC
This genomic window from Allorhodopirellula heiligendammensis contains:
- a CDS encoding glucosamine-6-phosphate deaminase, translating into MIVNPNERIPCRIFDRASDASIAAAQEIAALIRQCAANDRPCVLGLVSGSSPVNVYQELVRMHREESLSFANVFTFNLDEYFPMQPHELQSVARFMQEHLFEHVDIPADQIHLLDGSLPRDEIATHCHQFEQSIRNLGGIALQLLGINRAGHIGVNEPGSDRSCRTRMITLDQVTRTDAASDFFGAENVPRHALTMGVGTILEAKQILLLAFGEGKADIVKRTVEGFAGSSVPSTFLQDHPATVLLLDAAAASNLTRVQSPWLLGEVAWDEATIRRAVIDLSEATGKAILKLTDADYNEQGLQDLLAAHGSAYDINLRIFRQLHSTITGWPGGKPAHAKQVGDRPGNRDDIFPKRIVLFSPHPDDDVISMGGTLIRLVDQGHEVHVAYQTSGNIAVFDEDALRYAEFVDDFCRRFDLRPTGLDELADHVDTFLRNKKAGQIDSEQVQNIKGLIRRSEAREGARCCGVADEHLHFLDLPFYQTGRVKKSPISEADLKITIDLLQRIQPHQIYAAGDLSDPHGTHRTCLSVILQSCLRCQDDPWYSSAAVWLYRGAWQEWAPHQIEMAVPLSPEEVQRKRMAIFKHQSQKDRALFPGSDAREFWQRAEARNAETARRYDALGLAEYAAIEGFVRWDGQSGIEL
- a CDS encoding ROK family protein yields the protein MSQHTVSITRPKTLQAGQPVYLGIDVGGTNVKLGLVSDDGQLLTQSTAPTPALGTPERVFEHAMEFAAEQLNLLGCGVTLNGVGLAVPGVLDTSAMALREVVNLPGWLDQPLLRLLADAAHVPAMVVNDANAAALAEHSRRGLGNHSLALMTLGTGIGCGVVVGGHPHSGDHGCAGELGHIAVRFGEDALPCTCGSRGHLESYAGSGGVIARLRAAYASQPQLAVPECLSSQNVTPREIAEQAAAGNAICQAVIDETASYVGAGIGMLAQVVDPAVVLLGGAMTFGGPGTPTGTRFMKLIRQTVRDTTLAQVGKHLIVDFASLGNDAGILGAALVAKQAAADASIQIANHSDRL
- a CDS encoding sulfatase, which codes for MNEQVVIFNCGSLKWISLAVGLIASFAYQPVSAAKPHIVYINADDLGLMDVGYNDPIFRTPNIDRLAKQGMVFTAAYAPAANCAPSRASVHSGQWTPRHGVYTVGTSERGKAKTRRLIPTENTQLLSPDVLTMAEALKAGGYRTIHLGKYHIGKDPLQDGFDVNVGGDQSGSPSGGYYSPWSKGAMAKWTREVDDHTHRVDVFANEAVEFMEENRGEPMFIHFSPYLVHSPLTPVPEYVDNYQRSGIDAKYGSMVEKIDESIGKVLAAIDRLDLTDSTLVVFSSDNGGIAAVHSQKPLRGGKGSYYEGGVREPFVMRWPGKIAAGTTCAEAVNTMDLYPTFLAAAEVDSPARTVLDGVSLMPLMTGSGPWEPVPQYWHFPVYLQSYDGPRDDARDPLFRTRPGSAMRSGKWKLHEYFEDGALELYDLSNDPGERQNLATSMPEQTAQLHAQMVQWRERTGAPVPTQKNPAYDAEFESQAIQKAETRQ
- a CDS encoding sulfatase family protein — protein: MLRLFAALGLLTWIAGAASAAPPPNILVILADDCTYNDLPIYGGRNALTPNLDQFASESLVFNQAHLAEAMCQPCRAELYSGLYPMRNGCAWNHSASFDDIQTMPDYLGEIGYRVGIAGKVHVKPDQAYPFESVGGYDPNCVRDPTMAHDISEAKSFVTRRDDEPFCLVVALVDPHVPWVMGDSSVYPPADIELPPNIANTKVTREGFSRYLAEITYMDGQVGELLAMLKATGHDDDTLVLFSSEQGSQFPGNKWTNWSTGLHTALIARWPGVIPAGQRTDALVQYADVLPTLIDAAGGKVDPADFDGISFLPVLQRQTDQHRDYVYGVHNNVPEGPPYPIRSISNGEYRYIRNLSPDNLYIEKHVMGSEPSVHVARNYWRTWVWDSTTKPRVYDLVQRYQRRPAETLYHTASDPYEMQNLIGSDSTSEIQQELSDELDRWLESQGDPGVEQDTMASLRAAKQGKHRFRVPE
- a CDS encoding FxsA family protein, whose product is MLIRLFALFICVPFIELVLLLRMADATSWMMTLTIVIVTGVIGSLLARREGLAALMRFRAALASGRMPGREIQDGMMIAFAAALLLTPGLLTDSLGFFLLTPFGRRTVGGFLRRRYAGRFQIHTSGFHPQSPSSPDVDPASASGQWRPHPSGGDRFTIDAPSFGPKQGQSH
- a CDS encoding NINE protein produces the protein MSTYERAPDNAYSTSPGALDPTREQVHQFAPQTHPVLLGYLFWIIGFTGAHRFYYGKPLTGALWFFTGGLLLVGWIVDVFLIPAMSEEAESRYPPRATDYSLAWVLLVFLGIFGAHRFYMGKFVTGLVYLLTGGLFGIGYVYDICTLNEQIKFS
- the leuD gene encoding 3-isopropylmalate dehydratase small subunit, with product MQHFTIHQGVVATLDRANVDTDAIIPKQFLKRIERTGFGQFLFFDWRFLDDGTTENPEFELNRINVKGASILIARQNFGSGSSREHAVWALDDYGFRAVIAPSFADIFYNNSFKNGLLPIVLSEADVEELFQRAGKGNPYQLTVDLENQTVSDGEGFERSFEIDASRREKLLHGLDDIAQTLQHEDKITAFEANMVS